The following proteins are encoded in a genomic region of Streptomyces sp. SLBN-31:
- a CDS encoding N-acetylmuramoyl-L-alanine amidase: protein MGAQKRSGDADRRLGRRALIVGGAAAAVGTAALAREELSHLWWRLPGVEKPRVAGAVDFRGARWIAASPGNYRRADRPDDYPIDRVVVHVTQGGYASAVKVFQDPAHQAAAHYIVRRDGRITQMIRELDVAYHAGNRQYNERSVGIEHEGFVERRSSFTDAMYAASARLTAGICGRYGIPVDREHVIGHVEVPGTDHTDPGPYWDWDRYMGLVRRAGQARGR, encoded by the coding sequence ATGGGGGCGCAGAAGAGGTCCGGGGACGCCGACCGGCGGCTGGGGCGGCGCGCGCTGATCGTCGGCGGGGCGGCCGCCGCCGTCGGCACCGCGGCGCTGGCGCGCGAGGAGCTGTCGCACCTGTGGTGGCGGCTGCCGGGCGTGGAGAAGCCGCGGGTGGCGGGCGCGGTGGACTTCCGGGGGGCGCGGTGGATCGCGGCCTCGCCGGGGAACTACCGGCGGGCGGACCGGCCGGACGACTACCCGATAGACCGGGTGGTCGTCCATGTGACGCAGGGCGGTTACGCGAGCGCGGTGAAGGTCTTCCAGGACCCCGCCCACCAGGCCGCGGCCCACTACATCGTCCGCCGGGACGGGCGGATCACCCAGATGATCCGCGAGCTGGACGTGGCGTACCACGCGGGCAACAGGCAGTACAACGAACGCAGCGTCGGCATCGAGCACGAGGGTTTCGTGGAACGCAGATCCTCCTTCACGGACGCGATGTACGCCGCCTCGGCGCGGCTGACGGCGGGGATCTGCGGGCGGTACGGCATACCCGTCGACCGGGAGCACGTCATCGGGCACGTGGAGGTGCCGGGGACGGACCACACCGACCCGGGGCCGTACTGGGACTGGGACCGGTACATGGGTCTCGTACGGCGGGCCGGACAGGCCCGGGGCCGGTGA